A genome region from Methanosphaera sp. WGK6 includes the following:
- a CDS encoding PsbP-related protein has protein sequence MKLGKNILTIVILIVLIFALYYSGIFAFITASGQTYDQNSVTFQYPDDWQEAKSVAEGSVAAVADPNDPKTSIVIQQVPSEYGDDIQVACSNNNKLLAQYGNYISIQEIKTTVNNNTAIIHRYIINEADGSQKEHVATWMKMDNKMYVLLLSTPVESYEHVRSGYDLVVGTFKIKNNSNNAILDLFN, from the coding sequence ATGAAACTAGGTAAAAACATTTTAACAATAGTTATTTTAATAGTTCTCATATTTGCATTATATTATTCTGGAATTTTTGCTTTTATTACTGCATCAGGACAAACATATGATCAAAATAGTGTTACTTTCCAGTATCCTGATGATTGGCAAGAAGCAAAAAGTGTAGCTGAAGGATCTGTAGCAGCAGTAGCTGACCCTAATGATCCAAAGACATCTATTGTTATACAACAAGTACCCTCAGAGTATGGTGATGATATACAAGTTGCATGTTCAAATAATAATAAACTATTAGCACAATATGGAAATTACATTAGCATTCAGGAAATAAAAACAACAGTAAATAATAACACTGCTATTATTCATAGATATATAATAAATGAAGCTGATGGTTCACAAAAAGAACATGTTGCAACATGGATGAAAATGGATAATAAAATGTACGTGTTATTATTATCTACTCCGGTAGAATCATATGAACATGTACGTTCAGGGTATGATTTAGTTGTTGGAACATTTAAAATAAAAAATAATTCAAACAATGCTATATTGGATTTATTTAATTAA